From the genome of Amycolatopsis sp. NBC_01488, one region includes:
- a CDS encoding cytochrome P450: MTATTGTPRLPFERPTVLEIAPLFEVLRRQGPVVAVTTPTGDPAWLVTGFEEVRAVFTDPRFGRSHPAPETASALSDAAILSRPQGDHETEHVEHARMRKLLVPAFSANRIRRLAGYVQELADGCYDAMARARRADEPVDLHELLSFPLPVLVICELLGVPYEDRATFRVLSERMGRMDIGTGADAALDEFAAYMGALAAAKRRDPGHDVVSDLVRAQADDPAFTDDDLARLAAGLLFAGHETTSNRIDLGVLYLLTDLARRDALAADPEGRTHGVVEEILRLSAPGGLGILRYAHDDVELGGVQVARGDAVVLSLAAANRDSSVFPAAAEFDPERKPNSHVAFAYGGWFCIGASLARTELRVVFGSLFRRFPGLRLAVPAGELAIRTNRVTGGVDRVPVLW; encoded by the coding sequence ATGACCGCGACCACGGGCACCCCGCGCCTGCCGTTCGAGCGGCCGACCGTCCTGGAGATCGCCCCGCTCTTCGAGGTGCTGCGCCGGCAGGGACCGGTCGTGGCGGTGACCACGCCGACCGGCGACCCGGCCTGGCTGGTCACCGGGTTCGAGGAGGTCCGCGCGGTCTTCACCGACCCGCGCTTCGGCCGCTCGCACCCGGCGCCGGAAACCGCGTCCGCGCTGTCGGACGCGGCGATCCTCAGCCGGCCGCAGGGCGACCACGAAACCGAGCACGTCGAGCACGCGCGGATGCGGAAGCTGCTCGTGCCCGCCTTCTCCGCCAACCGGATCCGGCGGCTCGCCGGCTACGTCCAGGAGCTGGCCGACGGCTGCTACGACGCCATGGCGCGCGCCCGGCGCGCGGACGAGCCGGTCGACCTGCACGAGCTGCTCTCGTTCCCGTTGCCGGTGCTGGTGATCTGCGAGCTGCTCGGCGTCCCCTACGAAGACCGCGCCACGTTCCGGGTGCTGTCCGAGCGGATGGGCCGGATGGACATCGGCACCGGCGCGGACGCCGCGCTCGACGAGTTCGCCGCCTACATGGGCGCCCTCGCGGCGGCCAAACGGCGCGACCCCGGCCACGACGTCGTCTCGGACCTGGTCCGGGCGCAGGCCGACGACCCGGCGTTCACCGACGACGACCTCGCCCGCCTCGCCGCCGGCCTGCTGTTCGCCGGCCACGAGACGACGTCCAACCGGATCGACCTCGGCGTCCTGTACCTGCTCACCGACCTCGCGCGCCGCGACGCGCTGGCCGCCGACCCCGAGGGCCGGACGCACGGCGTCGTCGAGGAGATCCTGCGGCTGTCCGCCCCGGGCGGCCTCGGTATCCTGCGGTACGCGCACGACGACGTCGAGCTCGGCGGGGTTCAGGTCGCCCGCGGGGACGCGGTCGTCCTGTCGCTGGCGGCGGCGAACCGGGACTCGTCGGTGTTTCCCGCCGCCGCCGAGTTCGACCCCGAGCGCAAGCCGAATTCGCACGTGGCGTTCGCTTACGGCGGCTGGTTCTGCATCGGCGCGAGCCTCGCCCGCACGGAACTGCGCGTCGTGTTCGGCTCGCTTTTCCGCCGGTTCCCGGGGCTGCGGCTGGCGGTGCCGGCCGGGGAGCTGGCGATCCGGACGAACCGGGTCACCGGGGGAGTGGACCGCGTGCCGGTCCTCTGGTAG
- a CDS encoding putative protein N(5)-glutamine methyltransferase: MDISPVVSRLRAAGCVFAEDEADLLVAAAATPAELDALVDRRVAGLPLEQLLGWAEFHGLRISVRPGVFVPRHRTEFLVDVAVSLAPPDPVVLDLCCGSGALGAAFAAALRPRELHAADVDAASVACARVNLPDAHVHQGDLYDALPSSLRGRVDVLMANVPYVPSDAVATMPPEARLHEPRVALDGGPDGLDLARRVAAGAPHWLAPGGTLLVESSDRQAPVLAGIFTAAGLIPRVHDADELGATVVTGTTRT; encoded by the coding sequence GTGGACATTTCACCGGTCGTCTCGCGCCTGCGCGCGGCGGGCTGCGTCTTCGCCGAGGACGAGGCGGACCTGCTGGTCGCCGCCGCCGCGACCCCCGCCGAACTCGACGCACTGGTGGACCGGCGCGTCGCCGGGTTGCCGCTGGAGCAGCTGCTCGGCTGGGCGGAGTTCCACGGCCTGCGGATCTCCGTGCGGCCCGGCGTGTTCGTGCCGCGGCACCGCACCGAGTTCCTGGTCGACGTCGCCGTCTCGCTCGCCCCGCCCGATCCGGTGGTGCTCGACCTGTGCTGCGGCTCGGGCGCGCTGGGTGCGGCGTTCGCCGCCGCGCTGCGCCCGCGTGAGCTGCACGCGGCCGACGTCGACGCCGCGTCCGTCGCCTGCGCCCGCGTTAACCTCCCGGACGCCCACGTCCACCAGGGCGACCTCTACGACGCGCTGCCGTCGTCGCTGCGCGGCCGGGTCGACGTCCTCATGGCCAACGTTCCGTACGTCCCTTCGGACGCCGTTGCGACCATGCCGCCGGAGGCACGCCTGCACGAACCCCGCGTCGCGCTCGACGGCGGCCCGGACGGCCTCGACCTCGCCCGGCGCGTCGCCGCGGGCGCGCCGCACTGGCTCGCGCCGGGCGGGACCCTGCTGGTGGAATCGAGTGACCGGCAGGCGCCGGTCCTGGCCGGGATCTTCACCGCGGCCGGGCTGATCCCGCGCGTGCACGATGCCGACGAGCTGGGCGCCACCGTCGTCACGGGCACCACCCGGACGTGA
- a CDS encoding L,D-transpeptidase, giving the protein MRGFGVLALLALTLVTASCAAPRTTTPSLIAEPAPLVRTTPPTTTTTPPPPPPPAPPCAVTTGACVSLADRMAWLLRDGKVVRGPVPAGFGPPDQATPAGSFHVVWKDREHTSSVYGTDMPNSVFFAAGGIAFHAGPLDAPSHGCVHLTEADSAAFFDGLNVGDAVQVT; this is encoded by the coding sequence ATGCGCGGCTTCGGAGTGCTGGCCCTACTGGCGTTGACGCTGGTCACGGCGTCGTGCGCGGCACCGCGCACCACGACGCCGAGCCTGATCGCGGAACCGGCGCCGCTCGTCCGCACCACCCCGCCGACCACGACGACGACACCGCCGCCACCGCCACCACCGGCCCCGCCGTGCGCCGTCACGACCGGCGCGTGCGTGAGCCTGGCGGACCGGATGGCCTGGCTGCTGCGGGACGGCAAGGTCGTGCGCGGCCCGGTCCCGGCCGGGTTCGGGCCGCCGGACCAGGCGACCCCGGCCGGGTCGTTCCACGTCGTTTGGAAGGACCGCGAGCACACCAGCAGCGTCTACGGCACCGACATGCCCAACTCGGTGTTCTTCGCCGCCGGCGGCATCGCCTTCCACGCCGGGCCGCTCGACGCGCCGTCGCACGGCTGCGTCCACCTCACCGAGGCCGACTCGGCGGCCTTCTTCGACGGCCTGAACGTCGGGGATGCGGTGCAGGTAACCTGA
- a CDS encoding Lrp/AsnC family transcriptional regulator — protein sequence MIRGVSSQDTPNRPAPPVLDDISRQIIAQLQEDGRRAYATIGKAVGLSEAAVRQRVQRLSDSGVIQIVAVSDPLQVGLFRQAMIAITVEGPLEPVGDALAEMDEIAYVILCAGRYDLLCEAVCADDEALLQLISTRIRALPGVRHAEAMVYLKLRKQTYQWGSR from the coding sequence ATGATCCGGGGCGTGAGCAGCCAGGACACCCCGAACCGGCCCGCGCCGCCGGTGCTCGACGACATCTCCCGGCAGATCATCGCGCAGCTGCAGGAGGACGGCCGGCGCGCCTACGCGACGATCGGCAAGGCGGTCGGCCTGTCCGAGGCGGCCGTCCGGCAGCGGGTGCAGCGGCTGTCCGACTCCGGCGTCATCCAGATCGTCGCCGTGTCGGATCCCTTGCAGGTCGGGCTGTTCCGGCAGGCGATGATCGCGATCACCGTCGAAGGTCCCCTGGAACCGGTGGGCGACGCGCTGGCCGAGATGGACGAGATCGCGTACGTGATCCTCTGCGCCGGGCGCTACGACCTGCTCTGCGAGGCCGTCTGCGCCGACGACGAGGCACTGCTCCAGCTGATCTCGACGCGGATCCGCGCGCTGCCGGGCGTCCGGCACGCGGAGGCGATGGTGTACCTCAAGCTGCGGAAACAGACCTATCAGTGGGGCTCTCGCTGA
- a CDS encoding copper resistance CopC family protein, with translation MTPRRALGAVLAALTGLVVLAGPASAHTELTSSSPAEGAALAAAPTEVRLTFAEPVTLPPEAVKVTGRDGTAWTVGTPTVAGAVVTAPVTPSGPAQAYTLTWKVIAKDGDNVTGTLHFTLAAAASSPAATAREQAPTAPTAVDTTGIPGWIWLVVTVVGLLAVIVVGLRQLRGRGKD, from the coding sequence ATGACCCCGCGTCGTGCGCTCGGAGCCGTTCTCGCCGCCCTCACCGGGCTCGTCGTCCTCGCCGGGCCGGCTTCGGCCCACACCGAGCTGACCTCCAGCTCGCCCGCCGAAGGCGCCGCCCTCGCCGCCGCGCCGACCGAGGTCCGGCTCACCTTCGCAGAGCCCGTCACGCTGCCGCCGGAGGCCGTCAAGGTCACCGGCCGCGACGGCACCGCCTGGACGGTCGGCACGCCCACCGTGGCCGGGGCGGTCGTGACCGCGCCGGTGACGCCGTCCGGACCGGCCCAGGCCTACACGCTGACCTGGAAGGTGATCGCGAAGGACGGCGACAACGTCACCGGCACCCTGCACTTCACCCTCGCGGCCGCGGCGTCGAGCCCGGCGGCCACCGCGCGCGAGCAGGCCCCCACCGCCCCGACCGCGGTGGACACCACCGGCATCCCCGGCTGGATCTGGCTCGTCGTCACGGTCGTCGGCCTGCTCGCGGTGATCGTCGTCGGCCTGCGGCAGCTGCGGGGCCGCGGGAAGGACTGA
- a CDS encoding aspartate aminotransferase family protein, whose protein sequence is MTTPADLAQAARDNLWMHFTRHSAFDESEVPVIVRGEGAYIWDSRGKRYLDGLAGLFAVQVGHGREELAEAAARQTKQLAYFPLWGHAHPTAIELAARLASAAPGDLNRVFFTVSGGESVETAWKLAKQYFKLVGKPTKHKVISRALAYHGTSQGALSITGIPGAKADFEPLVPSTLRVPNTNFYRAPEHADDYEAYGRWAADQIEQAIEFEGADTVAAVFLEPVQNTGGCFVPPPGYFARVREICDQHDVLLVSDEVICAFGRVGYDFAAKRYGYQPDIITTAKGLTSGYAPLGAVLASERLMEPFTRGETTFMHGSTYGGHPVSCAVALANLDVVEREGLYDHVLSREDAFRSTLDKLTDLPIVGDVRGAGFFYGIELVKDKTTKETFSAAESERVLRGFLSDALFEAGLYCRADDRAEPVVQLSPPLICDQAQFDEMEQILRDTLTQAWKLL, encoded by the coding sequence ATGACCACACCCGCCGACCTCGCCCAGGCCGCCCGCGACAACCTCTGGATGCACTTCACCCGCCACTCCGCCTTCGACGAGTCCGAAGTCCCGGTGATCGTGCGCGGCGAAGGCGCGTACATCTGGGACTCCCGCGGGAAGCGCTACCTCGACGGGCTCGCCGGCCTGTTCGCCGTGCAGGTCGGCCACGGCCGCGAGGAGCTCGCCGAAGCCGCCGCCCGGCAGACGAAGCAGCTCGCGTACTTCCCGCTCTGGGGCCACGCGCACCCGACGGCGATCGAACTGGCCGCACGGCTCGCTTCCGCGGCTCCCGGCGACCTAAACCGCGTGTTCTTCACGGTCAGCGGCGGCGAGTCCGTCGAGACGGCCTGGAAGCTCGCCAAGCAGTACTTCAAGCTCGTCGGGAAACCCACCAAGCACAAGGTGATCAGCCGCGCGCTGGCCTACCACGGCACGTCCCAGGGCGCGCTGTCCATCACCGGCATCCCCGGCGCGAAGGCCGACTTCGAGCCGCTGGTGCCGAGCACCCTGCGCGTGCCGAACACGAACTTCTACCGCGCGCCCGAGCACGCCGACGACTACGAGGCCTACGGGCGCTGGGCCGCCGACCAGATCGAGCAGGCCATCGAGTTCGAGGGCGCCGACACGGTCGCCGCGGTGTTCCTCGAGCCGGTGCAGAACACGGGTGGCTGCTTCGTGCCGCCGCCGGGCTACTTCGCGCGGGTGCGGGAGATCTGCGACCAGCACGACGTGCTGCTGGTGTCCGACGAGGTGATCTGCGCCTTCGGCCGCGTCGGGTACGACTTCGCCGCCAAGCGCTACGGCTACCAGCCGGACATCATCACCACGGCGAAGGGCCTGACGTCCGGGTACGCGCCGCTGGGCGCGGTGCTGGCTTCGGAGCGGTTGATGGAGCCGTTCACGCGGGGCGAGACGACGTTCATGCACGGGTCGACCTACGGCGGGCACCCGGTGTCGTGCGCGGTGGCGCTGGCCAACCTCGACGTGGTCGAGCGTGAGGGGCTGTACGACCACGTGCTCTCCCGGGAGGACGCGTTCCGGTCCACTTTGGACAAGCTGACCGACCTGCCGATCGTCGGCGACGTCCGGGGCGCGGGATTCTTCTACGGCATCGAGCTGGTGAAGGACAAGACGACCAAGGAGACGTTCAGCGCCGCGGAATCCGAGCGGGTGCTGCGCGGGTTCCTGTCGGACGCCTTGTTCGAGGCCGGGCTGTACTGCCGCGCCGACGACCGGGCCGAGCCCGTCGTGCAGCTGTCGCCGCCGCTGATCTGCGACCAGGCGCAGTTCGACGAGATGGAGCAGATCCTGCGGGACACGCTCACTCAGGCCTGGAAACTGCTGTAG
- a CDS encoding response regulator transcription factor, producing the protein MLPPPPVRVLVAERDPAVRARLGALLAEADGIELIGTAPDAAAARATLRRHLPDVVLLDLRLGPLGPVFRRPAVVALVTFDSDAGILRALRDGASGYLLRSARRNELIKVVRLAADGHVVLSPDATRRLVSAATRLSGPRDERLAGVDRLSVREREVLVLVGEALTNAEIAARLELTEPVVRSVVAQVVRKLECAHRTEAGVLAYERGLCRPGTETT; encoded by the coding sequence GTGCTGCCGCCCCCGCCGGTCCGGGTCCTGGTGGCCGAACGCGACCCGGCGGTGCGGGCCCGCCTGGGTGCCCTGCTGGCCGAAGCCGACGGCATCGAGCTGATCGGCACCGCCCCGGACGCGGCGGCGGCCCGCGCGACCCTGCGCCGCCACCTGCCGGACGTGGTGCTGCTGGACCTGCGGCTCGGTCCGCTGGGCCCGGTGTTCCGCCGCCCGGCCGTGGTGGCCCTGGTGACGTTCGATTCCGACGCGGGCATCCTGCGGGCGTTGCGCGACGGGGCTTCGGGGTACCTGCTGCGCTCGGCGCGGCGCAACGAGCTGATCAAGGTGGTCCGGCTGGCGGCCGACGGGCACGTGGTGCTGTCGCCGGACGCCACGCGCCGTTTGGTGTCGGCGGCCACGCGGTTGTCCGGGCCGCGTGACGAGCGGCTGGCCGGGGTGGACCGGCTGTCCGTGCGTGAGCGGGAGGTGCTGGTCCTCGTCGGCGAGGCGTTGACGAACGCCGAGATCGCCGCACGCCTGGAGCTGACCGAGCCGGTGGTGCGGAGCGTGGTGGCCCAGGTGGTGCGGAAGCTGGAGTGCGCGCACCGGACGGAGGCGGGAGTGCTGGCCTATGAGCGCGGACTCTGCCGCCCCGGGACCGAAACGACGTGA
- a CDS encoding S53 family peptidase: MYRRIIGVLSAAVIAVGGFAPAASAAPGPRAACPDPGPGLLHCFTAYTPVRALADGPVGWGADDLASAYRLPAEPGPDTLVGISIAYDAPNLEADLAAYRAQYGLPPCTTANGCFRKVNQQGLPAPLPAANFGWGMESTLDVSMVSAACPSCRIVVVESNTPGFADLAETADTAVRLGASVVSNSYGARESGAPLAFASHYQHPGVTVVASSGDAGFTAANYPAVLPTTVAVGGTSLARDQSSPRGWTESAWQYGGSGCSAYIAKPSWQKDTHCGKRTVADIASAAEDIAIHYTDAGGWLPASGTSASAPYIAGLIGRSGHAGTAQPPTLYAHAAQFADITAGTNDWAGAGKKCGNDYLCVAAPGYDAPTGLGVPIGLTGF, from the coding sequence GTGTACAGACGAATCATCGGCGTGCTGAGCGCCGCGGTGATCGCCGTGGGCGGCTTCGCCCCGGCCGCGTCCGCCGCACCGGGACCGCGGGCGGCGTGCCCCGACCCGGGTCCGGGCCTGCTGCACTGCTTCACCGCGTACACCCCGGTACGCGCGCTGGCCGACGGCCCGGTCGGCTGGGGTGCCGACGACCTGGCGTCGGCCTACCGGCTGCCTGCCGAGCCGGGGCCGGACACGCTCGTCGGCATCTCGATCGCCTACGACGCCCCGAACCTGGAGGCCGACCTGGCCGCCTACCGGGCGCAGTACGGCCTACCGCCGTGCACGACGGCGAACGGCTGCTTCCGCAAGGTGAACCAGCAGGGCCTGCCGGCCCCGCTGCCCGCCGCGAACTTCGGCTGGGGCATGGAGTCCACTTTGGACGTGTCGATGGTGTCGGCGGCGTGCCCGTCGTGCCGGATCGTGGTCGTGGAGAGCAACACGCCCGGGTTCGCCGACTTGGCGGAGACGGCGGACACGGCGGTCCGCCTGGGCGCCTCGGTGGTGTCGAACAGCTACGGCGCCCGGGAAAGCGGCGCGCCGCTGGCGTTCGCGAGCCACTACCAGCACCCCGGGGTCACGGTGGTCGCTTCCTCGGGCGACGCGGGCTTCACGGCGGCGAACTACCCGGCGGTGCTGCCCACGACGGTCGCGGTCGGCGGGACGTCGCTGGCCCGCGATCAGTCCTCGCCCCGCGGCTGGACGGAGTCGGCCTGGCAGTACGGCGGCAGCGGCTGCTCGGCCTACATCGCGAAGCCGTCGTGGCAAAAGGACACCCACTGCGGCAAGCGCACGGTCGCGGACATCGCGTCGGCGGCGGAGGACATCGCGATCCACTACACGGACGCGGGCGGCTGGCTCCCGGCGAGCGGCACCAGCGCGTCGGCGCCGTACATCGCCGGGCTGATCGGCCGCTCGGGGCATGCGGGCACGGCCCAGCCGCCGACCCTCTACGCGCACGCGGCGCAGTTCGCGGACATCACGGCCGGCACCAACGACTGGGCGGGCGCCGGGAAGAAGTGCGGCAACGACTACCTGTGCGTCGCGGCCCCGGGCTACGACGCCCCGACGGGACTGGGGGTGCCCATCGGCCTGACCGGCTTCTGA
- a CDS encoding APC family permease, translating into MPRTPAPPDVAATTGAKQTRALTRSIGVGGGTLLTLSCVTPASSLFVLVPPLFADLGTGTALAIALAVLLCVGIAFCYSELGTLVPSAGGEYAMVTTVANRFAGWLTFMLSFIVILVVPPIIAIGVADYVAAVADVDPSVAGALVMLASTVMGLLNLRSNAWITGIFLVIEVVAIFVVSLLGFTHTTQNPAVLLKPSLGTSGIGLIAVVAGLAVALFVVQGFSTAVYLAEEMREPRKTVARTVFWTLGISALVILVPVVAITLAVPDAAALAGVDLTELVTGWSNSAVGVAISLCIAAAIVNAVIVMVIQNSRVLYASARDQAWPTPVNRAMSVVSERFGAPWVATLVVGLSEAVLCFVPVDTLSGVTGVAVVALYLSVAAAALRGRRAAHRKPHVWRMPAWPVVPVLAVAALAYVLVEQSALDLGITAGVLLVSALYWWGYLRRRPERWVVTVPQE; encoded by the coding sequence ATGCCCCGCACTCCCGCCCCGCCCGACGTCGCCGCGACCACCGGCGCGAAGCAGACCCGCGCGCTGACCCGGTCCATCGGCGTCGGCGGCGGCACCCTGCTCACGCTCAGTTGCGTGACGCCCGCGTCGTCGCTGTTCGTTCTCGTGCCCCCGTTGTTCGCCGACCTCGGCACCGGCACCGCGCTCGCCATCGCCCTCGCGGTGCTGCTCTGCGTCGGGATCGCGTTCTGCTACTCCGAACTCGGCACGCTGGTGCCGAGCGCGGGCGGCGAGTACGCGATGGTGACGACGGTGGCGAACCGGTTCGCCGGCTGGCTGACGTTCATGCTGTCGTTCATCGTGATCCTCGTGGTCCCGCCGATCATCGCGATCGGCGTCGCCGACTACGTGGCCGCCGTCGCCGACGTCGACCCGTCGGTCGCCGGAGCGCTCGTGATGCTCGCGTCCACCGTGATGGGCCTGCTGAACCTGCGCTCCAACGCCTGGATCACCGGGATCTTCCTGGTCATCGAGGTCGTCGCGATCTTCGTCGTGTCGCTGCTCGGGTTCACCCACACCACGCAGAACCCGGCCGTGCTGCTCAAGCCGAGCCTGGGCACCAGCGGGATCGGCCTGATCGCGGTCGTCGCCGGGCTCGCCGTCGCGCTGTTCGTCGTGCAGGGGTTCAGCACCGCCGTCTACCTCGCCGAGGAGATGCGCGAGCCGCGCAAGACCGTCGCCCGCACGGTGTTCTGGACGCTCGGGATCAGCGCACTGGTCATCCTCGTCCCGGTCGTCGCGATCACCCTCGCGGTGCCGGACGCGGCCGCGCTCGCCGGCGTCGACCTCACCGAGCTGGTGACCGGCTGGAGCAATTCCGCGGTCGGCGTCGCGATCAGCCTGTGCATCGCCGCGGCGATCGTGAACGCGGTGATCGTCATGGTCATCCAGAACTCGCGCGTGCTCTACGCGTCCGCGCGCGACCAGGCGTGGCCGACGCCGGTGAACCGCGCGATGAGCGTGGTGAGCGAGCGGTTCGGCGCGCCGTGGGTCGCGACGCTCGTGGTCGGGCTGTCCGAAGCCGTCCTCTGCTTCGTGCCGGTGGACACGCTCAGCGGCGTCACCGGGGTCGCCGTCGTCGCGCTTTACCTGAGCGTCGCGGCCGCCGCGCTGCGGGGGCGCCGGGCGGCGCACCGGAAGCCGCACGTCTGGCGGATGCCGGCCTGGCCGGTGGTGCCGGTGCTCGCCGTCGCGGCGCTGGCCTACGTCCTGGTCGAGCAGAGCGCGCTCGACCTCGGCATCACCGCCGGGGTGCTGCTGGTGTCGGCGCTGTACTGGTGGGGCTACCTGCGGCGCCGGCCCGAGCGGTGGGTCGTGACGGTCCCGCAGGAGTAG